From the Thermococcus sp. 18S1 genome, one window contains:
- a CDS encoding ASCH domain-containing protein: protein MATWRMGLQEEYLKAIAEGRKRIEGRLYDEKRQGIRPGDEIIFENKLVCVVKDVRVYSSFREMLEKEGLENVLPGVGSVEDGVRVYRRFYSEEKERKYGVAAIEVEPVAWVGEPLG from the coding sequence GTGGCTACGTGGAGAATGGGGCTCCAGGAGGAGTACCTGAAGGCGATAGCCGAGGGAAGGAAGAGGATTGAGGGCAGGCTTTACGACGAGAAGAGGCAGGGAATCAGGCCCGGGGACGAGATAATCTTCGAGAACAAGCTGGTGTGCGTCGTGAAGGACGTGAGGGTTTACTCCTCGTTCAGGGAGATGCTGGAGAAGGAGGGCCTTGAGAACGTCCTCCCCGGAGTGGGGAGCGTCGAGGACGGTGTTAGGGTGTACCGCCGCTTCTACTCTGAGGAGAAGGAGAGGAAGTACGGGGTGGCGGCGATAGAGGTCGAGCCGGTGGCGTGGGTTGGGGAGCCTTTAGGATGA
- a CDS encoding DUF2118 family protein, producing MEKMPRLYVEAPAEECIKDGKVTRDCVIIQGSVEVWLRKDEGVPDFVEAEKAKFLAKEVYDRFYMYVDGTEGRMLADAVLILPDGRTRIYLKKGDELLILPVEGYTKTIIANVGNRVRRGDAFAAVTTKKGEVHYLKPPKTGTVVFIDEITNRPHYVYYILPEE from the coding sequence ATGGAGAAGATGCCGAGGCTCTACGTGGAGGCTCCCGCGGAGGAGTGCATCAAAGACGGAAAGGTCACCAGGGACTGCGTGATAATCCAGGGAAGCGTTGAGGTCTGGCTGAGAAAGGATGAAGGGGTTCCCGACTTCGTGGAGGCGGAGAAAGCGAAGTTCCTGGCGAAGGAGGTCTACGACCGCTTTTACATGTACGTGGACGGAACTGAGGGAAGGATGCTCGCCGACGCGGTACTAATCCTCCCCGACGGGAGAACCAGGATATACCTGAAGAAGGGCGACGAGCTGCTCATCCTCCCCGTGGAGGGCTATACAAAGACCATCATAGCCAACGTCGGCAACCGCGTGAGGAGAGGGGACGCCTTCGCGGCGGTGACGACGAAGAAAGGAGAAGTCCACTACCTCAAGCCACCGAAGACTGGAACCGTCGTCTTCATAGACGAGATAACCAACAGGCCGCACTACGTGTACTACATTCTGCCGGAGGAGTGA
- a CDS encoding DUF460 domain-containing protein has translation MRVRPILILGIDVISENPKKFAVVSWFNGRLERKGEFTLYRLIRFIQSKRPEMVAVDSVTELGEDLRKFLRALPSGTKLVQVTGRPGEQRSLQSLAKEHGIRAGDRFDPYEEARLSALLASRGVGYEVLAFEDEVIIKVTRGRSHGKGGWSQDRYRKRVHNLVRDKVREIEERLRRADIPFDLETEERDYGLARGEFRVYAAREELAGLIRPARGGDVEVRIQPVERAELGFAPLKGEEAIRERRSIIVGIDPGITVGIAAIDLNGRIVALHSQRNMPIGEVFRFISDVGHPVIVATDVSPAPGFVEKIARSFKANLFVPRESLRVQDKNELLRDLGITVEDDHQRDALAAAYKAYLRLKPKLEHVDARLREAGLIKKSDEVKALVIQGYNLGEAMQKVALRERPRAEEKTEETRRQGPDVEQYLRRIRELERRIEFLERENQELKGIIREQRKTIGRLERKLVDYDEEIRRKVLRERELEAKVKRIEMLEKQLREAKSVIERLSRDLVQVKRMNVVEIRGSAVPLKVMEVLSWRELERIEREVGIRRGDILFVVNPAGAGKAIAEELVEKGVRALITEKPVPEPVAEVLREAHVPFFTSEELDVKRVDEFAVVERETLERAIYELLEKWRLEDEEREVERMLRLVEEYRLERKKELKRKAEEEGHRKV, from the coding sequence ATGAGGGTGAGGCCTATTCTAATCCTCGGCATTGATGTGATAAGTGAGAACCCGAAGAAGTTCGCGGTGGTGAGCTGGTTCAACGGCAGGCTGGAGAGAAAGGGTGAGTTCACACTCTACCGGCTGATTCGGTTCATCCAGTCGAAGCGGCCGGAGATGGTCGCCGTTGACAGCGTCACCGAGCTGGGCGAGGACCTGAGGAAGTTTCTCCGCGCCCTTCCATCCGGAACGAAGCTCGTTCAGGTGACCGGAAGGCCGGGAGAGCAGCGCTCTCTCCAGAGCCTCGCGAAGGAGCACGGCATAAGGGCCGGCGACCGCTTCGACCCCTACGAGGAGGCCAGGCTCTCCGCACTCCTCGCGAGCAGAGGGGTTGGCTACGAGGTTCTCGCCTTCGAGGACGAGGTTATAATCAAAGTCACCCGGGGAAGGAGCCATGGCAAAGGTGGATGGAGCCAGGACCGCTACAGAAAGCGCGTTCACAACCTCGTCAGGGATAAGGTTAGGGAGATAGAGGAGAGGCTCAGAAGGGCGGATATACCCTTCGACCTCGAAACGGAGGAGCGGGACTACGGCCTGGCCAGGGGGGAATTCAGGGTCTACGCGGCCAGGGAGGAGCTGGCTGGACTGATAAGGCCCGCGCGCGGCGGGGACGTTGAGGTGAGGATTCAGCCGGTTGAGAGGGCTGAGCTCGGCTTCGCCCCCCTGAAGGGGGAGGAGGCGATACGGGAGAGGAGGAGCATCATAGTCGGTATAGACCCGGGAATAACGGTCGGCATAGCTGCCATAGACCTGAACGGGAGGATAGTGGCCCTCCACAGCCAGAGAAACATGCCCATCGGTGAGGTATTCCGCTTCATTAGCGACGTTGGCCACCCGGTCATCGTGGCCACCGACGTCTCCCCCGCCCCGGGCTTCGTGGAGAAGATAGCACGCTCCTTCAAGGCCAACCTGTTCGTTCCCAGGGAGAGCCTCCGCGTTCAGGACAAGAACGAACTGCTGAGGGATCTCGGGATAACCGTTGAGGATGACCACCAGCGCGATGCCCTTGCAGCCGCCTACAAGGCCTACCTCCGGCTGAAGCCGAAGCTGGAACACGTGGATGCCAGACTGCGTGAGGCCGGCCTGATAAAGAAATCCGACGAGGTGAAGGCCCTCGTTATACAGGGCTACAACCTCGGGGAAGCCATGCAGAAGGTAGCGCTCCGCGAGAGGCCGAGGGCGGAGGAGAAGACGGAGGAGACCAGGAGGCAGGGCCCGGACGTTGAGCAGTACCTCAGGAGAATCCGCGAGCTTGAGAGGAGGATCGAGTTCCTGGAGAGGGAGAACCAGGAGCTGAAGGGAATTATCCGCGAGCAGAGGAAGACTATAGGCAGACTCGAGCGGAAGCTCGTCGATTACGATGAAGAAATCAGGCGGAAGGTTCTCAGGGAGCGCGAGCTGGAGGCTAAGGTTAAGCGCATAGAGATGCTTGAGAAACAACTGAGGGAGGCCAAATCCGTCATAGAGCGTCTGAGCAGGGACCTGGTGCAGGTAAAGCGCATGAACGTTGTGGAGATACGGGGGAGCGCGGTCCCCCTCAAGGTCATGGAGGTTCTGAGCTGGCGCGAGCTTGAGAGGATAGAGCGCGAGGTCGGGATCAGGCGCGGGGATATACTCTTCGTGGTGAACCCGGCTGGGGCGGGAAAGGCGATCGCCGAGGAGCTGGTCGAGAAGGGCGTCAGGGCCCTCATAACGGAGAAACCGGTTCCGGAGCCGGTGGCGGAGGTGCTCCGCGAGGCCCACGTGCCCTTCTTCACCTCTGAGGAGCTTGACGTCAAGCGCGTCGATGAGTTCGCGGTTGTGGAGAGGGAAACGCTGGAGAGGGCCATTTATGAACTCCTGGAGAAGTGGCGGCTGGAGGACGAGGAGAGGGAGGTCGAGCGGATGCTCCGCCTGGTTGAGGAGTACCGCCTCGAGCGGAAGAAGGAGCTGAAAAGGAAGGCCGAAGAGGAGGGTCACCGAAAGGTTTAA
- a CDS encoding carbohydrate kinase family protein, whose protein sequence is MKLDLVVLGHVSIDHIIFPGRDEILLPGGAAAAVATSAALAGAKVGLVTRVGEDFPEEWMKKLASILDVQGVQVLPGKTIHIYMIYHEDGSVDAPVEMGVARRMGETPIPEEYMGAELFHIAPIPPEEQLKALKRLEGKRTSLDFNPTYMADYREKTDLMREVVSRAEVVFPNEREALVMTRAESVEEAAAVLHEWGAEIVVVTRGERGVLIYDGEFREFPALPINENEIVDPTGAGDAFAGGFLAGYAGGEPLETCVKLGLERAREVLKKKGSWSV, encoded by the coding sequence ATGAAGCTCGACCTGGTTGTCCTGGGACACGTTTCCATTGACCACATCATATTCCCCGGAAGGGATGAGATACTCCTGCCCGGGGGGGCGGCCGCTGCCGTTGCCACCTCCGCCGCCTTGGCCGGCGCAAAGGTGGGCCTCGTGACCAGGGTTGGGGAGGATTTCCCTGAGGAATGGATGAAAAAGCTGGCCTCCATCCTCGACGTGCAGGGTGTCCAGGTGTTGCCTGGGAAGACCATCCACATCTACATGATTTACCACGAGGACGGGAGCGTGGACGCCCCCGTGGAGATGGGCGTCGCCCGGAGGATGGGCGAGACCCCGATTCCAGAGGAATACATGGGGGCGGAGCTGTTCCACATCGCACCCATTCCCCCGGAGGAGCAGCTTAAAGCCCTCAAAAGGCTCGAAGGGAAGAGGACGAGCCTGGACTTTAACCCGACGTACATGGCCGACTACCGGGAGAAAACGGACCTCATGAGGGAAGTTGTCTCGCGCGCCGAGGTGGTCTTCCCAAACGAGAGAGAAGCGCTCGTCATGACCCGCGCGGAGAGTGTCGAGGAGGCCGCGGCGGTCCTCCACGAATGGGGCGCCGAAATCGTGGTAGTAACCCGCGGCGAGAGGGGGGTTCTCATCTACGACGGGGAGTTCAGGGAGTTTCCGGCGCTCCCAATAAATGAAAACGAAATCGTGGACCCCACGGGCGCCGGGGACGCCTTTGCCGGCGGTTTTCTGGCCGGCTATGCCGGGGGAGAGCCCCTGGAGACCTGCGTAAAACTCGGACTGGAGCGGGCGAGGGAAGTTCTGAAGAAAAAGGGGAGCTGGAGCGTCTAA
- a CDS encoding NAD(P)/FAD-dependent oxidoreductase yields the protein MKYDVLIIGGGPAGNYLANLLARDFSVAVVEKKGAFGGKACTGIIGAANYERLGLPEEAVLNELRGAAFYSRIQSFEIERKTPQAYLVDRKALEKSLAERAARRGVDYYMATTFKGFRNGKAVLQHLGETLEVEANVYVGADGVNSAVAKAIGARTDAEFLSGYEVEVVGEFRKDFVEVWVNKDMNEDFFMWVAPVNEGLARVGTLGSIEALNRFLRVRMLKPTSIVEFKAGSVGFGWRKPWVRGNVALLGDAALQIKPTTAGGIVFGMLCARALREALMVGKLDEYERLCREIRNQISFGLRFRKIFRGMSQENIERVFEVLGSAEAKEVIEGQADFDDHVKTAKAILRRPKLLAKLIRISPSIVRYLV from the coding sequence ATGAAGTACGATGTTCTCATCATTGGTGGCGGGCCCGCGGGCAACTACCTTGCGAACCTGCTCGCCAGGGACTTCAGCGTTGCCGTAGTCGAAAAGAAGGGTGCGTTTGGAGGTAAAGCCTGCACGGGCATCATCGGGGCGGCGAACTACGAGAGGCTTGGCCTCCCTGAGGAGGCTGTACTAAACGAGCTCCGCGGTGCGGCATTCTACTCACGCATCCAGAGCTTTGAAATAGAGAGGAAGACCCCCCAGGCATACCTGGTGGACAGGAAAGCCTTGGAGAAGAGCCTGGCCGAAAGGGCCGCCCGGAGAGGCGTGGATTACTACATGGCCACGACTTTCAAGGGATTCAGAAACGGGAAGGCGGTACTCCAGCACCTGGGGGAGACCCTCGAAGTTGAGGCAAACGTCTATGTTGGGGCGGACGGCGTTAACAGCGCCGTTGCCAAAGCCATTGGGGCCAGGACGGACGCGGAGTTCCTGAGCGGCTATGAGGTGGAGGTCGTTGGGGAGTTCAGGAAGGATTTCGTTGAGGTCTGGGTGAACAAGGACATGAACGAGGACTTCTTCATGTGGGTGGCGCCGGTGAACGAGGGGCTGGCGAGGGTCGGAACCCTCGGGAGCATCGAGGCCCTCAACCGCTTCCTCAGGGTGAGGATGCTCAAACCCACATCCATAGTCGAGTTCAAGGCGGGTTCGGTTGGCTTCGGCTGGAGAAAGCCGTGGGTGAGGGGCAACGTGGCACTGCTCGGGGACGCGGCGCTGCAGATAAAGCCGACCACCGCCGGGGGAATCGTCTTCGGGATGCTCTGCGCACGCGCCCTCAGGGAAGCCCTGATGGTGGGGAAGCTGGACGAGTACGAGAGGCTCTGCCGGGAAATACGGAATCAGATAAGCTTCGGACTGCGCTTCAGGAAGATATTCAGGGGAATGAGCCAGGAGAACATCGAGCGCGTCTTTGAGGTTCTCGGGAGCGCGGAGGCAAAGGAGGTCATAGAAGGGCAGGCAGACTTTGACGACCACGTGAAGACCGCGAAGGCGATACTCAGGAGGCCGAAACTCCTCGCAAAGCTAATAAGGATAAGCCCGAGCATCGTTCGCTACCTCGTCTGA
- a CDS encoding DUF58 domain-containing protein produces the protein MQPVPRTPTPVELGKESTGDAGPEGRMVPTEKAEELFLALWLLVLLAFLLLRWELVYLLLPALWLVFVAVFFFKPKMDVELERVIPHNRFLEGTELEIVLKIRAGERIPSLKVREDLPEGLELVDGRTEWVLSLRKGELKELRYRVRVKRGIHEFNWVELSYRDPFGFFHFTKKFDLYTELIGVPIIEDVPTPYSTRGTKITVGSLPSPRVGEGVEFHAIREYQPGDPLKIINWKATARTGRIMANEYESERKVDVIFIVDASYTGELVFDNLIRAAASLMLNALNSGTSFGLLLAEEVPLWVRPDYGKRHFFKCIDFLSTARPDRNNMIAYQVEHLIRSHFPPRAQLVYFSPLLTEESREALRVMSSFGYNVVVISPDPYTAVEPKSREEELALRLLSLRRRAILRKMAGYGRIIDWDVRRPLKAAVAEVAVV, from the coding sequence GTGCAGCCGGTTCCAAGAACCCCAACGCCCGTTGAACTTGGGAAGGAATCCACCGGGGACGCCGGGCCAGAGGGGAGAATGGTCCCAACGGAGAAGGCCGAGGAGCTTTTCCTGGCCCTCTGGCTCCTTGTCCTCCTCGCTTTCCTACTGCTCCGCTGGGAGCTGGTTTACCTCCTCCTTCCGGCCCTGTGGCTCGTCTTCGTTGCGGTGTTCTTCTTCAAGCCCAAGATGGACGTCGAGCTGGAGAGGGTGATTCCCCACAACCGCTTCCTTGAGGGGACTGAGCTGGAGATAGTGCTCAAAATACGGGCCGGCGAGAGGATTCCAAGCCTGAAGGTGAGGGAGGACCTTCCCGAGGGGCTTGAGCTGGTGGACGGGAGAACCGAGTGGGTGCTGTCGCTCAGAAAGGGCGAGCTGAAGGAACTTCGCTACCGCGTCCGGGTTAAGCGCGGAATCCACGAGTTCAACTGGGTCGAGCTGAGCTACCGTGACCCCTTCGGCTTCTTCCACTTCACCAAGAAGTTCGACCTCTACACCGAGCTCATAGGCGTTCCCATAATAGAGGACGTCCCCACGCCCTACTCCACGAGGGGAACCAAGATAACCGTCGGCTCCCTGCCCAGTCCAAGGGTCGGCGAGGGCGTCGAGTTCCACGCCATCAGGGAGTACCAGCCCGGGGACCCGCTCAAGATAATCAACTGGAAGGCCACCGCCAGGACCGGCAGGATAATGGCCAACGAGTACGAGAGCGAGCGCAAGGTGGACGTTATCTTCATAGTCGATGCCTCCTACACCGGGGAGCTGGTCTTTGACAACCTCATTCGAGCGGCCGCCTCGCTGATGCTCAACGCCCTCAACAGCGGAACCAGCTTCGGCCTGCTCCTGGCGGAGGAGGTGCCCCTCTGGGTCCGCCCGGACTACGGCAAGAGGCACTTCTTCAAGTGCATAGACTTCCTCAGCACGGCCAGGCCCGACAGGAACAACATGATAGCCTACCAGGTCGAGCACCTGATACGCTCCCACTTCCCGCCGAGGGCACAGCTGGTTTACTTCTCCCCCCTCCTCACGGAGGAGAGCAGGGAGGCGCTCAGGGTGATGTCTTCCTTCGGCTACAACGTCGTCGTTATAAGCCCCGATCCATACACCGCAGTTGAGCCAAAGAGCCGCGAGGAGGAGCTGGCGCTGAGGCTCCTGAGTCTCCGGAGAAGGGCGATACTGCGGAAGATGGCGGGCTATGGGAGGATAATAGACTGGGACGTCAGGAGACCGCTGAAGGCTGCCGTGGCGGAGGTGGCTGTGGTATGA
- a CDS encoding carboxypeptidase M32 produces MESVFQNETVKEILGKYRRIWAIGHAQSVLGWDMEVNMPGEGILERSVAQGELSVLSQEFLLKPDFVELVEKAKGLEDLNEYERGVVRVLDRNIRISRSFPPEFLREMSEVTSQATKAWEEAKKKDDYSKFEPWLDRIIDLAKRAADYLGYENEPYDALLDLFEEGTTTKDVERMFDRLEKELKPLVEKIMEEGRVPREHPLEKEKYEKAQMERVNLWILEKFGFPLGVRSRLDVSAHPFTTEFGIRDVRITTRYEGYDFRRTILSTVHEFGHALYELQQDERFMFSPIVGGVSLGIHESQSRFWENIIGRSREFAGLIYPVLRENLPFMANYTPEDVYLYFNLVRPDFIRTEADVVTYNFHILLRFKLERMMLNEGVKARDLPELWNDEMENLLGIRPKTYAEGILQDIHWAHGTVGYFPTYSIGTLLSAQIYYHMKRDIPDFEEKVANAEFEPIKAWLRERIHRHGSIYPPKELLKKAIGEELNPDYFVRWVKERYL; encoded by the coding sequence ATGGAGAGCGTCTTCCAGAACGAGACGGTAAAGGAGATTCTCGGCAAGTACCGCAGGATATGGGCGATAGGCCACGCCCAGAGCGTTCTTGGATGGGACATGGAGGTAAACATGCCCGGTGAGGGAATCCTCGAGCGCTCCGTCGCCCAGGGCGAGCTGTCGGTGCTTTCTCAGGAGTTCCTCCTCAAGCCGGACTTCGTCGAGCTCGTTGAGAAGGCCAAAGGCCTGGAGGACCTCAACGAGTATGAGCGCGGCGTCGTTCGCGTTCTGGACAGGAACATACGGATAAGCCGCTCCTTCCCGCCCGAGTTCCTCAGGGAGATGAGCGAGGTCACGAGCCAGGCCACCAAGGCCTGGGAGGAGGCCAAGAAGAAGGATGACTACTCCAAGTTCGAGCCCTGGCTGGACAGGATTATAGACCTCGCCAAGCGCGCCGCCGACTACCTCGGCTATGAGAACGAGCCCTACGATGCACTGCTCGACCTCTTCGAGGAGGGAACCACCACCAAGGACGTCGAGCGCATGTTCGACAGGCTGGAGAAGGAGCTGAAACCGCTCGTTGAGAAGATAATGGAGGAGGGCAGGGTTCCGAGGGAGCACCCGCTTGAAAAGGAGAAGTACGAAAAGGCCCAGATGGAGAGGGTCAACCTCTGGATCCTCGAGAAGTTCGGCTTCCCGCTCGGCGTCCGCTCCAGGCTTGACGTCTCTGCCCACCCGTTCACGACCGAGTTTGGAATCAGGGACGTCAGGATAACCACCCGCTACGAGGGCTACGACTTCAGAAGGACGATTCTGAGCACCGTCCACGAGTTCGGTCACGCCCTCTACGAGCTCCAGCAGGACGAGAGGTTCATGTTCAGCCCGATAGTCGGTGGAGTTTCCCTTGGAATCCACGAGAGCCAGAGCCGCTTCTGGGAGAACATCATCGGCCGCTCAAGGGAGTTCGCGGGACTCATCTACCCGGTCCTGAGGGAGAACCTGCCCTTCATGGCAAACTACACTCCGGAGGACGTTTACCTGTACTTCAACCTGGTTAGGCCGGACTTCATAAGGACCGAGGCTGATGTGGTCACCTACAACTTCCACATACTCCTCCGCTTCAAACTCGAGCGCATGATGCTCAACGAGGGCGTTAAAGCCAGGGACCTCCCCGAGCTCTGGAACGACGAGATGGAGAACCTCCTCGGCATAAGGCCCAAGACCTACGCCGAGGGAATACTCCAGGACATCCACTGGGCCCACGGTACGGTCGGCTACTTCCCGACCTACAGCATAGGAACGCTCCTCTCGGCGCAGATATACTACCACATGAAGCGCGACATCCCGGACTTCGAGGAGAAGGTGGCCAACGCGGAGTTCGAGCCGATAAAGGCCTGGCTCCGCGAGAGAATCCACAGGCACGGAAGCATCTACCCGCCGAAGGAGCTCCTGAAGAAGGCCATCGGCGAGGAGCTGAACCCGGACTACTTCGTAAGGTGGGTGAAGGAGAGGTATCTGTGA
- a CDS encoding peptidylprolyl isomerase, which produces MKIEAGDFVVFHYIGRFENGEVFDTSYEDIARENEIYVEEREYGPLGVNVGVGEIIPGLDEALIGMEIGEKKTVTIPPEKAYGMPNPELVIDVPLTEFTNIGMEPVEGMYVMTDSGIAKIAKVGEESVSLDFNHPLAGKTLVFEVEIVDIEKAKEEEPSDSEADA; this is translated from the coding sequence ATGAAGATTGAAGCTGGAGATTTTGTGGTGTTTCACTACATAGGCAGGTTTGAGAACGGTGAAGTTTTTGACACGAGTTACGAGGATATCGCCAGGGAAAACGAGATATACGTCGAGGAGAGGGAGTACGGCCCGCTCGGCGTCAATGTCGGTGTCGGCGAGATAATTCCCGGCCTCGACGAGGCGCTGATTGGGATGGAGATCGGCGAGAAGAAGACCGTCACGATCCCGCCGGAGAAGGCCTACGGCATGCCCAACCCGGAGCTGGTCATAGACGTCCCCCTCACCGAGTTCACCAACATAGGCATGGAGCCGGTCGAGGGCATGTACGTCATGACCGACTCGGGGATAGCAAAGATAGCCAAAGTCGGGGAAGAGAGCGTCAGTCTCGACTTCAACCACCCGCTCGCAGGAAAGACCCTCGTGTTCGAGGTCGAGATAGTGGACATAGAGAAAGCAAAAGAAGAAGAGCCCTCAGATAGTGAGGCCGACGCCTGA
- a CDS encoding MoxR family ATPase: MKVEEIHEKGNAVLGEVRKAIVGKDEVLRLILTTILADGHVLLEDLPGLAKTLMAKSFAKALGVQFTRVQFTPDLLPSDILGVSVFNQKTLEFEFRKGPVFTNVLLADEINRAPPKTQSALLEAMQERQATIEGNTYSLPRPFIVIATQNPIEQEGTYPLPEAQLDRFLVRLRVGYPSKAEEIEILRRRMARKKEEPDVQTVLSAEEVVEMQRAVEEVYVSDAILEYITDIVTATREDKREIEIGASPRGSLALLKLSRAYAALNGRDYVIPDDVKAVAVPALSHRLILKRELWYTKVSQESIMGKLLERVPVPKFE, encoded by the coding sequence ATGAAAGTGGAGGAGATACACGAGAAAGGTAACGCCGTCCTTGGGGAGGTAAGGAAGGCGATAGTTGGAAAGGACGAGGTGCTGAGGCTTATCCTGACCACGATACTCGCCGACGGCCACGTCCTGCTGGAGGACCTGCCGGGGCTTGCCAAGACCCTTATGGCCAAGAGCTTCGCAAAGGCCCTCGGCGTCCAGTTCACCCGCGTTCAGTTCACGCCGGACCTGCTCCCGAGCGACATACTCGGCGTTTCGGTCTTCAACCAGAAGACGCTCGAGTTCGAGTTCAGGAAGGGGCCGGTCTTCACGAACGTTCTCTTGGCGGACGAGATAAACCGCGCCCCGCCGAAGACGCAGTCCGCTCTGCTCGAGGCGATGCAGGAGAGGCAGGCCACCATTGAGGGAAACACCTACTCACTGCCCAGGCCCTTCATAGTAATAGCCACGCAGAACCCGATAGAGCAGGAGGGAACCTACCCCCTCCCAGAGGCCCAGCTCGACCGCTTCCTCGTCCGCCTCCGCGTCGGCTACCCTTCGAAGGCGGAGGAGATAGAGATACTCCGCAGGAGAATGGCCAGGAAGAAGGAGGAACCGGACGTCCAAACGGTCCTGAGCGCGGAGGAAGTGGTCGAGATGCAGAGGGCGGTCGAGGAGGTCTACGTCAGCGACGCCATACTTGAGTACATAACCGACATCGTCACCGCCACGAGGGAGGACAAGAGGGAGATAGAGATAGGTGCCTCCCCTAGGGGAAGCCTGGCCCTGCTCAAGCTCTCCCGGGCCTACGCCGCCCTCAATGGAAGGGATTACGTGATTCCCGACGATGTGAAGGCCGTGGCAGTCCCGGCACTGAGCCACAGGCTCATCCTCAAGCGCGAGCTGTGGTACACCAAGGTGAGCCAGGAGAGCATAATGGGGAAGCTCCTCGAGCGCGTTCCGGTTCCTAAATTCGAGTGA
- a CDS encoding DUF4129 domain-containing protein gives MSIRVKFAALYALLFTLMTLMMGYSVKDSGLQRSEASSFGVLLLAIVAVSLLVIFLVLLSWRDLSPGKKKYPVNVRSYLMAWAFAIAGTLGILYYLERTRAVDVPSNLTFNHSLNNTTAGVATPPAPVYHNDTVSAAPPSGVPSSYVLYGAALLFLAGLSYFAVIYYREALRRRELREMRRRAELFDRKVEELGLEMFSDPREAVVGIYKNAVLWLEILGVPYKESWTHWEHAERVQIFREPFRGITELFEKAKYAPEKVTWEDAEKALGLYRKMRGAVDEVS, from the coding sequence ATGTCCATCAGGGTAAAATTCGCGGCACTCTACGCCCTGCTATTCACATTGATGACCCTTATGATGGGCTACAGCGTTAAAGACTCCGGACTTCAGAGGAGCGAGGCTTCATCCTTCGGCGTTCTGCTGCTCGCAATCGTTGCCGTTTCCCTGCTGGTCATCTTTCTCGTCCTCCTGAGCTGGAGGGACCTTTCGCCGGGCAAGAAAAAGTATCCCGTTAACGTCAGGTCTTACCTCATGGCCTGGGCGTTCGCGATAGCGGGCACTCTGGGGATACTCTACTACCTGGAAAGAACCCGCGCGGTTGATGTCCCTTCCAACCTCACGTTCAACCACTCCCTCAACAACACGACCGCCGGTGTTGCCACTCCCCCCGCCCCGGTTTACCACAACGACACAGTTTCAGCCGCCCCTCCCTCGGGGGTTCCCTCGAGCTACGTTCTCTACGGCGCGGCGCTTCTGTTCCTCGCCGGACTGTCCTACTTCGCCGTGATCTATTACCGCGAGGCCCTCAGGAGGAGGGAGCTTCGGGAGATGAGGCGCAGGGCCGAGCTTTTCGACAGGAAGGTGGAGGAACTCGGTCTGGAAATGTTCAGCGACCCGAGGGAGGCGGTTGTCGGGATATACAAGAACGCCGTCCTCTGGCTCGAGATACTCGGCGTTCCGTATAAGGAAAGCTGGACCCACTGGGAGCACGCGGAGAGGGTTCAAATTTTCAGAGAGCCCTTCAGGGGCATAACGGAGCTCTTTGAGAAGGCAAAGTACGCCCCTGAGAAGGTCACGTGGGAGGATGCGGAGAAGGCGCTCGGGCTTTACAGGAAGATGAGGGGTGCTGTGGATGAGGTTTCATAA
- the pcp gene encoding pyroglutamyl-peptidase I yields the protein MKVLITGFEPFGGEEINPSWEAVERLPESIGGASLIKHRLPVTFRGVREILPRLIVEERPDVVILTGQAGGRPNVTVERVAINVMDSKMPDNEGFAPEDEPVFEGAPAAYFATLPVKAIVAALRRENIPAAVSNTAGTYVCNTAMFTALHTIAVAGMETKAGFIHVPFIHEQALEKPRPSMALETITRAFEVAVRTSLGV from the coding sequence ATGAAGGTTCTCATAACCGGTTTTGAGCCCTTTGGGGGAGAGGAGATAAACCCGTCGTGGGAGGCGGTTGAACGGCTTCCTGAGAGCATAGGAGGGGCGAGTCTGATAAAACACAGGCTACCGGTGACCTTCAGGGGCGTCAGGGAGATTCTGCCGAGGCTCATCGTGGAGGAGCGCCCCGACGTGGTCATCCTGACGGGTCAGGCGGGGGGACGGCCCAACGTGACCGTTGAAAGGGTCGCGATAAACGTGATGGACAGCAAGATGCCGGACAACGAGGGCTTTGCCCCCGAGGATGAACCGGTCTTTGAGGGCGCTCCTGCCGCGTACTTTGCGACCCTCCCGGTGAAGGCTATCGTTGCTGCCCTTAGGAGGGAGAACATACCTGCGGCGGTCTCCAACACTGCAGGAACGTACGTCTGCAATACAGCTATGTTCACGGCGCTCCACACGATAGCCGTTGCGGGGATGGAAACTAAAGCTGGCTTTATCCACGTGCCCTTTATCCACGAGCAGGCCCTGGAAAAGCCGAGGCCCTCTATGGCCCTGGAAACCATAACGCGGGCATTTGAGGTCGCCGTTAGGACCTCGCTTGGGGTCTGA